The following coding sequences are from one bacterium SCSIO 12741 window:
- a CDS encoding CcmD family protein, with the protein MNKINISRGLKTFLAVVLLWIGSIQAALANPKVEMADTFRAEGKIYVVVAVMSIVFLGVAIYLFYLDRKVKKLEKHLDS; encoded by the coding sequence ATGAATAAAATAAACATTTCCCGAGGCTTGAAAACCTTTTTGGCGGTTGTCCTTCTTTGGATTGGCTCCATTCAGGCAGCTTTGGCGAACCCCAAAGTAGAAATGGCTGATACTTTTCGGGCAGAGGGAAAAATCTATGTGGTAGTAGCTGTGATGAGTATCGTTTTTCTCGGCGTAGCGATCTACTTGTTTTACCTCGACAGAAAGGTAAAAAAACTTGAAAAGCATTTGGACTCATGA
- a CDS encoding T9SS type A sorting domain-containing protein → MNRKLSLFIMMAAGALTATAQQNGKVDVNTSHPASIDEVVRLDRNGSKPTGSSSGVIHLNTGVRATASNGTKLGTSIYDLQSNASIDNRVKRHSDGTMTAAYTFSTQADPYADRGTGYLYYDGSTWTVQNPTSREEGERIGWPSVGYTKSGREVILSHSTDNDEIHLIHRNGKGSGTWTAVKDPTGAKTDNIGTGYLLWPRMVVGGNNGNTLHMIALTEPSTLQGSTGSLPYQGLDGALVYNRSTDGGNTWDRKHIVLPGMDSTVYANVNADSYSITSRGDVVAVVLAHRFGDLTVAKSMDNGSTWTSYKVIDFPYDAFSLGDRLVDTTITSDNNCDVLIDKNDQLHVFFGSWQWMDDDTSDQSYSVFQLANGLNYWREDFGEDNHQRLVSLIDQDGDPTNFNFVNIGSGFDALTDYGSKSLNSYPSVGMDANGHIYLLFMGIMEDGSTGPSGKGYNDGVKHYRHQFVMKSEDGGCTWGKPMDLTDAGNGFEECAYGCMAKDVDNKVRFIYQEDLTPGTAVGPEGQNGNHSDVTNEIVYVEQATSAIPATADRCITFISGETEICPGDSVELTAACASAYSWSTGETSASIWVKTIGTYTCTMTTPCGSVTETIDVKTPAVGVGPKINLTTSATELCPSGSQAVVKVQHSSIGSSGFYEWNNNGISTQVDSFVTTGPGVVTVKVTNCVGGISSSSITIGSVSSADATVSGRPFLCPGETGVLEVPDNPDGTYTWTLSGSVVGNNRQLNVTQTGTYVATVTACQGSFSAKDSITVAVEPAPSATISASGAVVLCKGEAALSLLAVGQTGATFKWNTGATSSSISINTDSVQVATYNCYSYNACNDSAISNDITVTVKALPNAPVISQNAGVFTANTANAKWYFYDGNSWIYSGVTAQTYDGNAAGLSNNTRVKAIVEDNGCESEDSNEETFKSNIGVSEVFGTNTSVNVYPNPNNGNFEVAFSGIEIDDMTIEVRNSLGQLVYQNVVAVSGNQVEAIQLNGLDNGVYFLNISGDGASFTERVMVH, encoded by the coding sequence ATGAATAGAAAATTATCTCTGTTTATTATGATGGCTGCGGGAGCACTTACAGCCACTGCCCAACAAAACGGGAAGGTGGATGTAAATACGTCCCACCCTGCATCCATTGATGAGGTAGTTAGACTGGACCGTAATGGTTCCAAACCTACAGGATCCTCATCAGGAGTGATTCATTTGAACACAGGTGTCCGTGCCACTGCCAGTAATGGTACAAAACTCGGAACCTCTATTTACGACTTACAATCAAACGCCAGTATCGACAACCGGGTGAAGCGCCACTCAGACGGTACAATGACGGCAGCATATACCTTCTCTACTCAGGCTGATCCTTATGCAGATCGTGGTACAGGTTACCTTTACTATGATGGTTCTACCTGGACTGTACAAAATCCTACTTCAAGAGAAGAAGGCGAGCGTATCGGTTGGCCATCAGTAGGCTATACCAAAAGCGGACGTGAGGTTATTCTTTCTCACTCTACTGACAATGACGAAATTCACTTAATTCACCGTAATGGTAAAGGTTCTGGAACCTGGACTGCTGTAAAGGATCCTACCGGAGCTAAAACCGATAACATCGGAACTGGTTACCTTCTATGGCCACGTATGGTTGTGGGTGGAAACAATGGAAACACCTTGCACATGATTGCTCTTACTGAGCCATCAACACTTCAAGGTTCTACTGGTTCTCTTCCTTACCAAGGATTGGATGGAGCATTGGTTTACAACCGCTCTACTGACGGTGGAAATACCTGGGACAGAAAGCACATTGTACTTCCTGGAATGGATTCTACAGTTTATGCAAACGTAAACGCTGACTCTTACTCTATTACTTCTAGAGGAGATGTTGTAGCTGTTGTTTTGGCTCACCGTTTTGGAGACCTTACAGTAGCTAAGTCTATGGACAACGGATCTACCTGGACTTCTTACAAAGTAATTGACTTCCCATACGATGCTTTCTCTTTGGGAGACAGATTGGTTGACACTACCATCACTTCAGACAACAACTGTGATGTTTTGATCGACAAGAACGATCAATTGCACGTTTTCTTCGGAAGCTGGCAGTGGATGGACGATGATACTTCTGACCAGAGCTACTCTGTATTCCAGTTGGCTAACGGTTTGAACTACTGGAGAGAAGATTTTGGTGAAGATAACCACCAAAGATTGGTTAGCTTGATTGATCAAGATGGTGACCCAACAAACTTCAACTTCGTAAACATCGGTAGCGGATTTGACGCTCTTACTGATTACGGTTCAAAATCTTTGAACTCTTACCCATCTGTGGGTATGGACGCTAACGGACACATTTACCTTCTTTTCATGGGTATCATGGAAGATGGTTCTACTGGTCCTTCCGGAAAAGGATACAACGATGGTGTTAAGCACTACCGTCACCAATTCGTAATGAAGTCAGAAGACGGCGGATGTACCTGGGGTAAGCCTATGGACCTTACCGATGCTGGTAACGGATTTGAAGAGTGTGCTTACGGTTGTATGGCTAAAGACGTTGACAACAAAGTTCGCTTCATCTACCAAGAAGATTTGACTCCTGGTACTGCTGTTGGACCTGAAGGTCAAAACGGTAACCACAGTGATGTAACTAACGAAATCGTATACGTAGAGCAAGCTACTTCAGCTATCCCTGCTACTGCTGATCGTTGTATCACTTTCATCTCTGGTGAAACTGAAATTTGCCCTGGTGATTCTGTAGAATTGACTGCTGCTTGTGCTTCTGCTTACAGCTGGAGTACTGGTGAGACTTCTGCTTCCATCTGGGTTAAAACTATCGGTACTTACACTTGTACCATGACTACTCCATGTGGATCTGTAACCGAAACAATTGACGTTAAAACTCCGGCTGTTGGTGTTGGTCCGAAAATTAACTTGACTACTTCTGCAACTGAGCTTTGTCCTTCAGGAAGCCAAGCTGTTGTTAAAGTACAGCACAGCTCAATCGGATCTTCAGGGTTCTACGAGTGGAACAACAACGGTATCTCTACTCAAGTTGATTCTTTCGTAACTACTGGTCCTGGTGTGGTAACTGTAAAAGTGACTAACTGTGTTGGTGGAATTTCCAGCTCTTCTATCACTATTGGTTCTGTTAGCAGCGCTGATGCTACTGTTTCTGGTCGTCCTTTCCTTTGCCCAGGTGAAACTGGAGTATTGGAAGTGCCAGATAACCCAGACGGAACTTATACTTGGACTCTTTCTGGTAGCGTTGTTGGAAACAACCGTCAGTTGAACGTAACTCAAACAGGAACTTACGTTGCCACAGTTACTGCTTGTCAGGGAAGTTTCTCTGCAAAAGATTCTATTACGGTAGCCGTAGAGCCTGCTCCAAGTGCAACTATCTCTGCCAGTGGTGCAGTAGTATTGTGTAAAGGTGAGGCTGCATTGAGTCTTCTTGCTGTTGGTCAAACTGGTGCTACTTTCAAGTGGAACACTGGAGCGACTTCTTCAAGCATCTCTATCAACACTGACTCTGTTCAAGTAGCTACTTACAACTGCTACTCTTACAATGCATGTAACGACTCGGCTATCTCTAACGACATTACAGTAACTGTTAAGGCTTTGCCAAACGCTCCTGTAATTAGCCAGAACGCTGGTGTATTCACTGCTAACACAGCTAACGCTAAGTGGTACTTCTACGATGGTAACAGCTGGATTTACTCAGGTGTAACTGCTCAGACTTACGACGGTAATGCTGCTGGATTGAGCAACAACACTCGTGTTAAGGCAATCGTTGAAGACAACGGATGTGAGTCTGAAGATTCAAACGAAGAGACATTCAAGTCAAATATTGGTGTATCTGAAGTATTCGGAACAAACACTTCTGTGAATGTTTACCCTAACCCTAACAACGGTAACTTCGAAGTAGCCTTCAGCGGAATTGAAATCGACGATATGACTATTGAGGTACGTAACTCTTTGGGTCAGTTGGTTTACCAAAACGTTGTAGCTGTTTCTGGAAACCAAGTTGAAGCTATTCAACTGAACGGTTTGGATAACGGCGTATACTTCCTGAACATTTCAGGAGACGGTGCATCCTTCACTGAAAGAGTGATGGTTCACTAA
- the ccsA gene encoding cytochrome c biogenesis protein CcsA translates to MEYPGEHLLPGQVGNFFVILSFCAALLATISYFFATTRSDAGWKAIGRKAFYLHTAGIFGIVGTLFYMLFQDMFEYHYVWYHSSSELPLRYIFSCFWEGQEGSFLLWAFWHAVLGVILTRTSKTWEAPVMAVISSTQAFLISMILGVYLFEYRLGSNPFTVLLREHPDFMFLPAFQNPNYTDLIDGRGLNPLLQNYWMTIHPPTLFLGFASTIVPFAYAIAGMWKQDFNSWIKPALPWTVFSIFILGLGILMGGAWAYEALSFGGFWAWDPVENASLVPWIIIVGAAHLMLIQQKKGGVLVTLFLLSTLSFVLVLYSSFLTRSGVLGESSVHAFTDLGMSGQLLVYLLFYFFLSAGLIIRNYRRFPRVNQDEALWSREFWMFTGSLVLLISSFQITFSTSKPVINKVFGTNMAPPVDAIDHYNAWQTPFILIILILIGFSQYLNYRKTPFKKYLNRTSVAGIISLLLGIGTGLLLEISDAFHLLLVVASWFAVVGNTDYWLRILKGKIRHAGASISHIGFGLMMLGIVISMGKQDKISANTSRYDVSQLDKEFNNRENILLMENDTLMMGDYWVRYGGKERDGVNILFEVEYFEKGENNRPGPYAFTLRPRVQTNPRMGNVPEPDTRHFLNKDIYTHVTWARLEDPIEGDYEEPKMVTLQIGDTAFARNAIVVLDSVARYTDTSLGLKPTDLSVAAHLSVWDFNTDHHHLSPVFVLRDSSYVIPIPDELEQIGMRVTFTKINPMENNFEIAIEEKKGMSRDFIVMQAIVFPYINILWIGSILMFLGTILAIYNRIRFQ, encoded by the coding sequence ATGGAATATCCCGGAGAGCACCTTTTACCAGGACAGGTAGGTAATTTTTTTGTCATTCTAAGTTTCTGCGCAGCACTGCTCGCAACCATTAGTTATTTCTTTGCCACTACCCGATCGGATGCCGGTTGGAAAGCGATTGGTCGCAAGGCCTTTTACCTGCATACTGCAGGAATCTTTGGAATTGTAGGCACCCTCTTCTACATGTTGTTCCAAGATATGTTTGAGTACCATTATGTTTGGTACCACTCCAGCTCGGAACTTCCGCTACGTTATATTTTCTCCTGTTTCTGGGAAGGTCAGGAAGGGAGCTTTTTGCTTTGGGCTTTTTGGCATGCGGTGTTGGGAGTCATTTTAACCCGAACCTCCAAAACTTGGGAAGCCCCTGTAATGGCGGTAATCAGTTCTACCCAAGCATTCTTGATCTCGATGATTCTTGGAGTTTACCTATTCGAATACCGCCTGGGATCCAATCCATTTACCGTATTGCTACGAGAGCATCCTGACTTTATGTTCTTGCCTGCCTTTCAAAATCCGAATTACACCGATTTGATCGATGGCCGGGGACTCAATCCATTGCTTCAGAACTATTGGATGACGATTCACCCCCCTACTCTTTTCTTAGGATTTGCCTCTACCATCGTCCCCTTCGCTTATGCCATAGCAGGTATGTGGAAGCAAGATTTTAACTCTTGGATAAAGCCTGCATTGCCCTGGACCGTATTTAGTATTTTCATTTTGGGGCTGGGTATTTTAATGGGTGGAGCCTGGGCATACGAAGCGCTAAGTTTTGGTGGGTTTTGGGCTTGGGATCCAGTAGAAAATGCTTCCCTCGTTCCCTGGATTATCATAGTAGGTGCTGCACACCTCATGCTCATTCAGCAGAAGAAAGGTGGTGTTTTGGTAACCCTATTCTTACTTTCAACCTTAAGTTTTGTGCTGGTATTGTACTCTTCCTTCCTTACCCGAAGTGGTGTATTGGGAGAGTCTTCTGTTCATGCCTTTACCGACTTAGGAATGTCAGGTCAATTGTTGGTTTACCTGTTGTTCTATTTTTTCCTATCCGCCGGACTTATCATTCGCAACTACCGCCGCTTTCCGCGGGTCAATCAGGATGAAGCCCTCTGGTCGAGAGAATTCTGGATGTTTACGGGTTCTTTGGTTTTATTGATCTCTTCGTTCCAGATCACCTTTAGCACCTCCAAGCCGGTCATCAACAAAGTATTTGGAACCAACATGGCTCCTCCGGTAGATGCCATCGATCACTACAACGCATGGCAAACGCCATTTATCTTGATCATTTTGATCTTGATCGGGTTTTCGCAATACCTCAATTACCGAAAAACGCCTTTCAAAAAATACCTCAACCGAACCTCAGTAGCAGGTATCATTAGTTTGTTACTGGGCATTGGCACGGGACTCTTGCTGGAAATATCAGATGCCTTCCATCTACTCTTAGTGGTAGCCTCCTGGTTTGCTGTAGTTGGAAATACTGATTACTGGCTTCGTATTCTCAAAGGAAAAATTCGCCACGCCGGTGCTTCTATTTCACACATTGGCTTTGGGCTGATGATGCTCGGAATCGTCATTTCCATGGGTAAACAAGATAAGATTTCGGCCAATACTTCTCGCTATGACGTGAGCCAATTGGACAAGGAATTTAACAACCGGGAGAACATCTTATTGATGGAAAACGACACCCTCATGATGGGTGACTATTGGGTTCGCTATGGAGGTAAAGAACGAGATGGAGTAAACATCCTATTCGAAGTAGAGTACTTTGAAAAAGGAGAAAACAATCGTCCAGGTCCCTATGCCTTTACACTCAGACCTCGGGTGCAAACCAACCCTCGAATGGGTAATGTACCTGAGCCGGATACGCGCCATTTCCTGAACAAAGACATTTATACCCACGTTACCTGGGCTCGATTGGAAGATCCCATAGAAGGCGACTACGAAGAGCCTAAAATGGTTACCCTTCAAATTGGGGATACCGCATTTGCCAGAAACGCGATAGTGGTACTGGATAGTGTAGCTCGCTACACAGACACCTCTTTGGGCCTAAAGCCTACGGACCTATCTGTAGCTGCCCATCTTTCGGTCTGGGATTTTAATACGGATCACCATCACCTTTCACCGGTATTTGTACTTCGCGATTCAAGCTATGTCATTCCGATTCCAGATGAATTGGAGCAGATTGGTATGCGCGTAACCTTCACGAAGATCAATCCGATGGAAAACAACTTTGAAATCGCCATTGAAGAGAAGAAGGGAATGAGTCGTGACTTCATCGTGATGCAGGCTATTGTGTTTCCTTACATCAATATTCTTTGGATTGGCAGTATTCTGATGTTTTTGGGTACTATCTTAGCGATCTATAACCGGATTCGGTTTCAATAA
- a CDS encoding cytochrome c maturation protein CcmE gives MKKTHIIGIIIIAVAIGVIFGSIGDAGTYADFGEAFGQPGTEFHVVGELSPGRETEYNPEVDPDRFVFYMVDKQGQERKVVLHKNKPQDFEHAEQIVIIGEAQGEDFHASQILLKCPSKYNDGNPEFKTPEEYESERNNG, from the coding sequence ATGAAAAAGACCCATATCATCGGTATCATCATTATTGCTGTCGCCATTGGTGTGATTTTCGGATCCATCGGTGATGCCGGTACTTATGCCGATTTTGGAGAAGCCTTTGGTCAACCTGGAACGGAGTTTCACGTGGTTGGCGAACTTAGCCCCGGAAGGGAAACTGAATACAATCCGGAAGTAGATCCGGATCGCTTTGTGTTTTACATGGTTGATAAGCAAGGCCAGGAGCGCAAAGTGGTTTTGCATAAAAACAAACCTCAGGATTTTGAGCATGCCGAGCAGATCGTGATCATCGGAGAAGCTCAAGGAGAAGACTTTCACGCCAGCCAGATTTTATTAAAATGCCCATCCAAATACAACGATGGAAATCCGGAATTCAAAACACCGGAAGAATACGAATCCGAACGCAACAATGGCTGA
- a CDS encoding heme exporter protein CcmB: MLPIPHHRDERQLLKYPVSSFPFLLALTFAGFKYKTTLLLVYREVISLTKKEFLSEWKQKNSLSGILIYVVSSLFLCSLAFKRIVHEDMYNALFWVLMLFAAVNTVSRSFIRENDERMLYFYSVVSPQGVILSKIIYNGILLLVLALLSFVVYTLLLGNLIQDMPLFLLCLVLGSLGFSSTLTLVSAIAAKSGNNPTLMAILSFPIILPFLITLIALSRNAIGGIDADINLRLVLVLSAINVIVVILSYLLFPYLWRD, translated from the coding sequence ATGCTCCCAATTCCACATCATCGGGATGAGCGCCAATTGCTAAAATATCCAGTTTCATCATTTCCTTTTTTATTAGCACTTACCTTTGCAGGCTTTAAGTACAAAACAACGCTGCTTTTGGTTTACCGCGAAGTCATATCGCTTACAAAGAAAGAATTCCTTTCAGAGTGGAAACAGAAGAACTCCCTTTCCGGGATTTTGATTTATGTTGTATCCAGTTTGTTCTTGTGCTCGCTGGCCTTTAAAAGGATTGTTCACGAAGATATGTATAACGCCCTTTTCTGGGTGCTCATGTTGTTTGCGGCAGTCAATACGGTCTCCCGCAGCTTTATCCGTGAAAACGATGAGCGGATGCTGTACTTCTATTCGGTCGTAAGTCCGCAAGGAGTAATTCTGAGCAAGATTATTTACAACGGCATTTTGTTGTTGGTGTTGGCCTTATTATCGTTTGTGGTGTATACCCTGCTTCTGGGCAACCTCATTCAGGATATGCCCTTGTTTTTGCTCTGTTTGGTACTTGGTAGCCTGGGTTTCTCTTCCACCCTCACCCTGGTTTCGGCCATAGCAGCCAAGTCAGGAAACAATCCCACCTTGATGGCCATTTTGAGCTTTCCTATTATCCTTCCATTTCTCATCACTTTAATTGCCTTATCACGCAATGCAATTGGTGGAATTGACGCCGATATCAACCTCCGTTTGGTCCTTGTTTTGTCGGCCATCAATGTGATCGTCGTCATACTTTCCTATCTATTATTTCCCTACCTTTGGCGCGATTAA
- the ccsA gene encoding cytochrome c biogenesis protein CcsA: protein MQANWWKILGILLVFYSIIGGLLIDVPARGILNETIRNTYYHIPMWFSMMALMTVSIVNSIRYLRTEDEKYDRLANESVQVSLMLGTLGLLTGMVWAQFTWNSFWTNDVKLNGTAVSLLIYLAYTILRGSLDDEQKRGKVAAVYNIFAFVLMILFINVLPRLTDSLHPGNGGNPAFSQYDMDNTMRMVFYPAVVGWILIGWWITQLRVKLNQIEKHLLLNGSKSKP, encoded by the coding sequence TTGCAAGCGAATTGGTGGAAAATCCTCGGTATTTTACTGGTTTTTTACTCGATCATTGGCGGACTTCTTATTGATGTTCCTGCCCGGGGTATTCTTAACGAAACCATCCGAAATACGTATTACCATATTCCCATGTGGTTCTCCATGATGGCCCTCATGACTGTTTCCATTGTAAATAGTATTCGTTACCTGAGAACGGAAGATGAAAAGTATGATCGTCTTGCCAACGAAAGCGTTCAGGTATCATTGATGTTGGGTACACTTGGATTGCTTACTGGAATGGTATGGGCCCAATTTACCTGGAATAGTTTCTGGACCAACGATGTTAAACTGAACGGAACCGCTGTTTCCTTGTTAATCTATTTAGCTTACACCATCTTGCGAGGTTCTTTAGATGACGAGCAAAAGCGAGGCAAAGTAGCCGCTGTTTACAACATCTTTGCCTTTGTGCTGATGATCTTGTTCATCAACGTACTTCCCCGACTTACTGACTCACTGCATCCTGGAAACGGAGGTAACCCTGCGTTTAGCCAATACGATATGGACAATACCATGAGAATGGTTTTTTATCCTGCCGTGGTCGGATGGATTTTGATCGGATGGTGGATTACCCAGCTTCGGGTCAAACTGAATCAAATTGAGAAACACTTGTTGTTGAATGGTTCAAAATCGAAACCATGA
- the bshB1 gene encoding bacillithiol biosynthesis deacetylase BshB1, which produces MKLDILAIGAHPDDVELGASGTILKQIEQGSSVGVVDLTLGELGTRGSAELRLKEAAAAAKVLGLTERHNLEMADGFFEVSEDNLKKLIRHIRYFQPDIVLCNAPSDRHPDHGRGSELASRACFLSGLRKIETKWEGKVQEHWRPKAVYHYIQDRYIEPDFVVDISPYWEKRMESIMAYSSQFFDPASKEPESPISGQSFLDHLKGRSQNFGRLIHAEYGEGFVVERPVGVRDLKDLF; this is translated from the coding sequence ATGAAACTGGATATTTTAGCAATTGGCGCTCATCCCGATGATGTGGAATTGGGAGCATCAGGAACCATTCTAAAACAAATTGAGCAAGGCTCTTCTGTAGGAGTGGTGGATTTGACCTTGGGTGAATTGGGTACCCGAGGAAGTGCAGAGTTGCGCCTGAAAGAAGCGGCAGCTGCTGCAAAAGTTTTGGGATTGACGGAAAGGCACAACCTGGAAATGGCTGATGGGTTCTTCGAAGTTTCAGAGGATAACCTCAAAAAATTGATTCGTCATATCCGTTATTTTCAACCAGACATTGTTTTGTGCAACGCTCCCAGCGATCGCCATCCGGACCATGGACGTGGATCGGAGCTGGCTTCCAGGGCTTGTTTTCTTTCTGGGTTAAGAAAGATTGAAACCAAGTGGGAAGGAAAGGTTCAGGAGCATTGGCGTCCTAAGGCGGTTTATCACTACATCCAGGACCGTTATATCGAACCTGACTTTGTGGTTGATATTTCTCCTTATTGGGAAAAGAGAATGGAATCCATTATGGCTTATTCGTCGCAATTTTTTGATCCGGCTTCCAAAGAGCCAGAATCACCCATATCCGGGCAATCTTTTTTGGATCACCTAAAAGGACGTTCTCAAAATTTCGGTCGCTTGATCCATGCGGAATATGGAGAAGGTTTTGTAGTTGAAAGACCGGTTGGTGTAAGAGACTTAAAAGATTTGTTCTGA